The following are from one region of the Marinomonas sp. CT5 genome:
- the sbmA gene encoding peptide antibiotic transporter SbmA yields the protein MFHSFFPKPKLFFLSFALWALICVIGWYSVIQDLGSALSLGSWFGVHFPDALASDADTAAQAAFQSAQSTALDVWLYQYMSLCYGLFVGFWMIYGGQKWSKWSVLGSAGIVFITWFQVQVSVMLNEWYGKFYDLIQNALASPNSIPIATYYSELSSVAIIIMVAITVAVLSNFFVSHFVFRWRTAMTSYYTSKWSQVRHIEGASQRIQEDTMRFASIVEGLGVSLLRSIMTLIAFLPILWSLSGYVKTLPLIGEVPQALVFTAIMWSIFGTLLLALAGIKLPGLEFKNQRVEAAYRKELVYGEDHPERATPISLEELFANVRKNYFRLYKNYLYFNIVRFGYINVGQFVPLIVLAPSIIAGAFTLGIMQRVLNAFNQVENSFQYLINSWTTIVELLSIYKRLKAFEAVINDGNLPKEDQTYMEK from the coding sequence GTGTTTCATTCTTTCTTTCCAAAACCCAAACTCTTCTTTCTAAGTTTCGCCCTCTGGGCTCTAATTTGCGTCATTGGTTGGTATAGCGTTATACAGGACTTAGGCTCCGCTTTAAGCCTTGGATCTTGGTTTGGCGTTCATTTTCCTGACGCCCTCGCAAGTGATGCCGACACTGCTGCACAAGCTGCTTTCCAAAGTGCACAAAGTACGGCATTAGATGTATGGTTATACCAATATATGTCACTTTGTTACGGCTTATTTGTTGGTTTCTGGATGATATATGGTGGGCAAAAATGGTCTAAATGGTCTGTACTTGGGTCGGCAGGAATTGTCTTCATTACATGGTTTCAAGTACAAGTAAGTGTAATGCTTAACGAATGGTATGGAAAATTTTATGACCTCATTCAAAATGCCTTAGCATCGCCAAACAGTATTCCTATTGCCACCTATTACTCAGAGCTATCTTCTGTCGCGATTATCATAATGGTAGCGATTACAGTTGCAGTCTTAAGTAATTTCTTTGTTAGCCACTTCGTTTTTCGTTGGCGAACGGCAATGACAAGTTATTACACTTCTAAATGGAGCCAAGTTCGCCATATTGAAGGTGCATCACAACGTATTCAAGAAGATACAATGCGTTTCGCATCTATTGTTGAAGGGCTTGGGGTGAGTCTTTTAAGATCCATTATGACTTTAATTGCTTTTTTGCCTATTTTATGGAGTCTGTCTGGATACGTTAAAACGCTCCCACTTATCGGCGAAGTCCCTCAAGCCTTGGTATTCACAGCAATTATGTGGTCAATTTTTGGAACGCTCTTGCTAGCATTGGCAGGTATAAAACTTCCTGGATTAGAGTTCAAAAATCAACGTGTAGAAGCTGCTTATCGAAAAGAATTAGTCTATGGTGAAGACCATCCTGAAAGAGCAACACCAATCAGCCTTGAGGAACTTTTTGCCAATGTACGAAAAAACTACTTCCGCCTCTATAAGAACTACTTATACTTTAACATTGTTCGCTTTGGTTATATAAACGTGGGGCAATTTGTACCACTGATAGTCCTAGCCCCTTCAATTATCGCTGGAGCCTTCACATTAGGTATCATGCAGCGTGTGTTAAATGCTTTCAATCAGGTGGAAAATTCTTTCCAATACCTAATCAATTCTTGGACAACCATCGTAGAATTGCTATCAATCTACAAACGTCTTAAGGCATTTGAAGCCGTAATAAATGACGGTAATTTACCCAAAGAAGACCAAACTTATATGGAAAAGTAA
- the glnE gene encoding bifunctional [glutamate--ammonia ligase]-adenylyl-L-tyrosine phosphorylase/[glutamate--ammonia-ligase] adenylyltransferase, whose amino-acid sequence MTPPDLNPSYEIYCKQLPSQLLLEQVQEARERHSLEALSEKQIAKLEPLWILSDYLHQQFIRFPHWLDDVLELEKLPQRPSKEALMTGEAFFPLEANACPSEPTDTLDEASFLKRLRLYRQWWMVRLISLDIQQRLSLTELTSRLSALADACVNASLQWTTQHYLALYGQAFDSNHELQSMIVIGMGKLGGNELNLSSDIDLIFAFREHGDTQGGKKSLSHQEYFTKLGQKLIQHLDQVTADGFVFRVDMRLRPFGQSGALVLNMDSLENYYQDQGRDWERYAMIKARVMSGSELDVREFEALRKPFVYRKYLDFGAIGALRDLKQMIAKEVRRKGIEHNIKLGEGGIREVEFIAQALQILHGGRDQGLQTPALLKVLPYLAQQDYLPVEEMDQLREAYLLLRRTEHALQAVNDEQTQLLPEDSRARTRIALMVGFASWEALDERLWEVRKNVHRSFVALIDDGNESSEEVKNQETWRLLIKHPEDKEAIKDAIELIAWRDHEASILRISQLLSSRTVVFMQPIGHERLAVFLAALMSKLIDEANPDLVLERVFPILEAVLRRTAYLVLLCENQTALTHLIQLCRESVWFTEAISTTPALLDELLDANTLFSPPDKAMLAEELQQILLRLPEDDEEAQMDALRRFRRSIILRIAACDITGILPVMKVSDHLTWLAEVLLEQVLQQSWQYLTKKHGFPVSQGETAFAPQLAIIGYGKSGGWELGYDSDLDLVFIHDAQSNGNTDGDRSIDNLTFYTRLGQRLIHVITSFTAAGRLYEVDMRLRPSGNSGLLVSSLDAFRDYQQKEAWVWEHQALTRSRGLAGESNLLAKFENCRKDIISSVRDRNELKAEVIKMREKMRAHLDTGGKEKGFDLKQGAGGIIDIEFMVQYLVLAWSGKYPELMRFSDNVRQLEAAAKVGLIGAEQAEKMTDTYTLYRSLTHRLSLQQQGRVVQNDGLIENQNLVSQYWENFVSDTGI is encoded by the coding sequence TTGACTCCACCGGATTTAAACCCTAGCTATGAAATTTATTGTAAGCAGTTACCTTCTCAGTTGTTGTTAGAACAAGTTCAAGAAGCACGAGAAAGGCATAGTCTAGAGGCGTTAAGCGAAAAGCAAATAGCTAAACTAGAGCCATTGTGGATTTTGAGCGATTATTTACATCAACAGTTTATTCGTTTTCCTCACTGGCTTGATGATGTATTGGAGTTAGAAAAATTGCCGCAACGCCCTTCTAAAGAAGCATTGATGACAGGTGAAGCATTTTTTCCATTAGAGGCGAATGCCTGTCCATCAGAGCCCACTGACACATTAGATGAAGCGAGTTTTCTTAAGCGCTTACGATTGTATCGTCAATGGTGGATGGTACGGCTTATTTCTTTAGATATTCAGCAGCGTCTTTCTCTAACAGAGTTAACATCGCGTTTAAGTGCTTTGGCTGATGCGTGCGTTAATGCCAGCTTACAATGGACGACACAGCATTACCTTGCTTTGTACGGTCAGGCCTTTGACAGTAATCATGAGCTTCAATCGATGATTGTGATTGGTATGGGGAAACTGGGCGGCAACGAGCTTAACTTATCTTCGGATATCGATTTGATTTTTGCTTTTCGTGAACACGGAGACACCCAAGGCGGTAAAAAAAGCCTTTCTCATCAAGAATACTTCACTAAGCTAGGGCAAAAACTCATTCAACATTTAGACCAAGTGACCGCGGATGGTTTTGTGTTTCGCGTCGACATGCGCTTGCGTCCTTTTGGGCAATCTGGCGCCTTAGTACTCAACATGGACTCGTTAGAAAACTATTACCAAGATCAGGGACGAGACTGGGAACGTTATGCCATGATTAAAGCCCGAGTCATGTCAGGTAGTGAATTGGATGTGCGTGAGTTCGAGGCTTTGCGAAAGCCTTTTGTGTATCGCAAGTATCTTGATTTTGGAGCAATCGGAGCATTGCGCGATCTTAAGCAAATGATTGCCAAAGAAGTCCGCCGTAAAGGAATTGAGCATAATATTAAATTAGGTGAAGGTGGTATTCGAGAAGTTGAGTTTATCGCCCAAGCCTTGCAAATATTGCATGGTGGGCGTGATCAAGGTTTGCAAACACCGGCCTTGTTAAAAGTATTGCCTTACCTTGCCCAACAGGATTATCTGCCTGTAGAAGAAATGGACCAATTGCGTGAAGCATATTTGCTTTTACGTCGTACCGAACATGCCTTACAAGCTGTGAATGATGAGCAAACACAATTATTACCAGAAGATAGTCGTGCACGTACCCGTATCGCTTTGATGGTGGGGTTTGCTTCATGGGAAGCATTGGATGAAAGGCTTTGGGAGGTGCGTAAAAATGTACACCGCTCTTTTGTGGCACTAATTGATGATGGCAACGAAAGTAGTGAGGAGGTAAAAAATCAAGAAACATGGCGTTTATTGATCAAACATCCAGAAGACAAAGAAGCTATAAAGGATGCCATTGAGTTAATTGCTTGGCGAGACCATGAAGCAAGTATCTTGCGTATTTCTCAGCTGCTTAGCTCACGCACGGTTGTCTTCATGCAACCTATTGGGCATGAAAGGCTTGCGGTATTTTTAGCGGCTTTGATGTCAAAGTTAATTGATGAAGCTAATCCAGACTTAGTGCTAGAGCGCGTTTTTCCTATTCTAGAGGCAGTTTTACGTCGTACGGCTTATTTGGTTTTGTTATGTGAAAATCAAACGGCACTGACGCATTTAATCCAGTTATGTCGAGAAAGTGTATGGTTTACTGAGGCCATTTCGACCACACCAGCATTGCTGGATGAATTGCTTGATGCTAACACTTTATTTTCTCCACCAGATAAAGCCATGTTAGCAGAAGAGTTGCAGCAGATATTATTGCGTTTACCTGAAGACGATGAAGAAGCTCAAATGGACGCTCTGCGTCGCTTCAGGCGTTCTATTATTTTGCGTATCGCCGCCTGCGATATAACCGGTATACTCCCTGTAATGAAAGTGAGTGATCACTTAACTTGGTTGGCAGAAGTGCTGCTAGAACAGGTATTACAGCAGTCTTGGCAGTATTTAACCAAAAAACACGGCTTTCCCGTTAGTCAGGGAGAAACGGCTTTTGCTCCGCAATTAGCCATTATTGGCTACGGTAAGTCAGGCGGTTGGGAATTAGGCTACGACTCAGACTTGGACCTTGTCTTTATTCACGATGCGCAATCAAACGGCAATACAGACGGTGACCGTAGTATTGATAACCTTACTTTCTATACCCGCCTTGGGCAGCGCTTAATTCACGTGATCACTAGCTTTACTGCGGCAGGTCGTTTGTACGAAGTAGATATGCGCTTACGTCCTTCTGGTAACTCTGGCTTATTGGTTTCAAGTTTAGACGCCTTTAGAGATTATCAGCAAAAAGAAGCTTGGGTCTGGGAGCACCAAGCTTTGACTCGTTCTCGTGGCTTAGCTGGCGAATCGAATTTGCTCGCAAAATTTGAAAATTGTCGAAAAGACATTATTTCATCGGTACGAGATCGTAATGAGCTGAAAGCAGAAGTGATCAAGATGCGCGAAAAAATGCGTGCTCATTTAGATACGGGTGGCAAAGAAAAAGGCTTTGACCTGAAACAGGGGGCTGGTGGCATCATTGATATTGAATTTATGGTGCAATATCTGGTTTTAGCTTGGTCAGGAAAGTACCCCGAGTTGATGCGATTTTCTGATAATGTACGTCAGCTTGAAGCCGCCGCAAAAGTTGGTCTTATTGGTGCCGAACAGGCAGAAAAAATGACGGATACTTATACGCTTTATCGATCTCTTACTCATCGGTTGAGTTTACAGCAGCAAGGTCGTGTTGTTCAAAATGATGGGTTAATTGAGAATCAAAACTTGGTGAGTCAATATTGGGAAAATTTTGTGAGTGATACTGGTATTTGA
- a CDS encoding aspartate aminotransferase family protein — protein MDREVTQQVTRATFDEVMVPNYAPSAVIPVRGEGSRVWDKEGKEYVDFAGGIAVTALGHSNPTLVNVMREQAGQIWHLSNTMTNEPALRLAKKLTEKTFADRVFFANSGAEANEAAFKLARRYAFDHFGPEKHEIIAFYKSFHGRTLFTVSVGGQAKYKEGFEPTPGGIKHCDYNDIEQLKAIISDKTCAVVMEPIQGEGGIIPADIEFAKQVRELCDQYNALLVYDEVQSGVGRTGTLYAYEQLGVKPDVLTTAKALGNGFPVSAMLATEKAAKSLAFGTHGSTYGGNPMACAIAEAVIDIIDTPEVLNGVNKRHDLFVEGLKAINDKYHVFKDIRGMGLLIGAEVIDDLAGKAGEIVKAAAEEGLFVLVAGPNVLRLAPSLIITEQDIADGLARLDKAVAKVVANNKAN, from the coding sequence ATGGATAGAGAAGTGACACAACAAGTAACGAGAGCAACCTTTGACGAAGTAATGGTTCCCAACTACGCACCTTCTGCGGTTATTCCAGTGCGTGGCGAAGGCTCTCGCGTATGGGACAAAGAAGGCAAAGAATACGTCGATTTTGCAGGTGGCATTGCCGTCACTGCATTGGGGCATTCTAATCCTACTCTAGTCAACGTCATGCGTGAGCAAGCTGGGCAAATTTGGCATTTATCAAATACTATGACCAACGAACCCGCTCTACGATTAGCTAAAAAGTTAACTGAGAAGACTTTTGCCGATCGAGTATTTTTTGCAAACAGTGGTGCAGAAGCTAATGAGGCCGCTTTCAAACTTGCTCGCCGTTACGCGTTTGATCATTTTGGTCCAGAAAAACACGAAATTATCGCTTTCTATAAGTCCTTCCACGGGCGTACTTTGTTTACCGTTTCTGTCGGCGGACAAGCAAAATACAAAGAAGGTTTCGAGCCAACACCAGGTGGGATCAAACATTGCGATTACAACGACATTGAGCAGCTTAAAGCCATTATTAGCGATAAAACCTGCGCTGTTGTCATGGAGCCAATTCAAGGCGAAGGCGGAATTATTCCGGCGGATATTGAATTTGCTAAGCAAGTACGTGAACTCTGCGATCAATACAACGCGCTGTTAGTGTATGACGAAGTGCAATCCGGTGTTGGTCGTACTGGTACTCTGTATGCCTATGAACAGCTTGGCGTAAAACCTGATGTGTTAACGACAGCCAAAGCGTTAGGTAATGGATTTCCTGTTAGTGCCATGTTAGCAACAGAAAAAGCGGCTAAGAGCCTGGCTTTTGGTACTCACGGCAGTACTTATGGCGGCAACCCAATGGCCTGTGCTATTGCTGAAGCCGTGATCGATATCATTGACACACCTGAAGTATTGAATGGTGTTAATAAACGCCATGATTTATTTGTTGAAGGTCTAAAAGCCATTAACGATAAGTACCATGTATTCAAAGATATCCGCGGCATGGGTCTTTTAATCGGTGCAGAAGTTATTGATGACTTAGCAGGTAAAGCGGGTGAAATCGTCAAAGCCGCCGCAGAAGAAGGTTTATTTGTGCTTGTTGCAGGTCCAAACGTATTACGTTTAGCACCATCCCTGATTATTACTGAACAAGACATTGCTGATGGTCTTGCTCGTCTGGATAAAGCTGTTGCAAAAGTGGTAGCAAATAACAAAGCAAATTAA
- a CDS encoding PhzF family phenazine biosynthesis protein, with amino-acid sequence MDQVEVYLISAFSLSEQGGNLAGVVLHADSLTDTQKQSIAKQVGVSETAFISRSDKADFQLSFFTPSIEVDFCGHATLGAFWLLHHLGHISVGFYQQETKAGVLGVEVLSNGRIIMNQSLPLWSTKFSADEIAPMLGIQPDFIIQLGLPIQALSTGLVDVMVPVPFGMLDDLVVDSDAISTFCKQHEFVGFHVFELAPVGAGYTASCRNFAPAVDIPEESATGSSSGALACYLNRFFGYEKMVFQQGRAMKMTSQITAELRLQNGEVTEVKVGGEGALVKKVFIEV; translated from the coding sequence ATGGATCAGGTTGAGGTGTATTTGATCAGCGCGTTTTCGTTATCAGAACAAGGAGGAAATCTAGCAGGTGTGGTTTTGCATGCGGATAGTTTAACGGATACTCAAAAACAATCTATTGCTAAACAAGTTGGTGTATCAGAAACCGCATTTATCAGTAGAAGTGATAAAGCTGACTTCCAGTTATCTTTTTTCACGCCTTCAATTGAAGTGGATTTTTGTGGTCATGCAACGCTAGGGGCGTTTTGGTTGTTGCATCACCTTGGGCATATATCTGTAGGTTTCTATCAGCAAGAAACCAAAGCGGGTGTATTAGGTGTGGAAGTGTTATCGAATGGGCGCATTATAATGAATCAAAGTTTACCTCTTTGGTCTACAAAGTTTAGCGCAGACGAAATAGCACCTATGTTGGGTATTCAGCCTGACTTTATTATTCAATTAGGTTTGCCGATTCAAGCCTTATCCACAGGGTTGGTGGATGTGATGGTTCCTGTTCCTTTTGGTATGCTGGATGACTTAGTGGTAGATAGTGATGCGATAAGTACGTTTTGTAAGCAGCATGAGTTCGTAGGCTTTCACGTCTTTGAATTAGCTCCTGTGGGAGCAGGGTACACAGCAAGCTGTCGAAACTTTGCACCTGCTGTGGATATACCAGAAGAGTCTGCAACGGGTAGTTCTAGCGGCGCGCTTGCATGTTATTTAAATCGTTTTTTTGGTTATGAGAAGATGGTTTTTCAGCAAGGGAGGGCAATGAAAATGACATCACAAATAACAGCAGAATTAAGGCTGCAAAATGGAGAAGTAACTGAAGTAAAAGTAGGTGGAGAGGGTGCGTTGGTTAAAAAAGTTTTCATTGAAGTTTAG